In Methanonatronarchaeum sp. AMET-Sl, one genomic interval encodes:
- a CDS encoding DUF63 family protein, with protein sequence MIDKILEFIDKFYVQPIVQDAGYNPVNTITWAVLLVIFLFISLKILQKLDIKLDKGFVYSLVPFIFIGSGLRVVEDTGVIGEPYNYLLITPLIYFLVALITLLILVLVSISRGKGLNNVSQNKSVFISGSVLAIFLAVYLSYISIGLSDTRLSVSFEIIVATLTITGLAFLISKWIDFKLLLDNLYLFIFGSHMFDASSTFVGIERLGATEKHVLPAYLIELTGTAGVMYPLKIIVILVVLWLVDSVFEEDDTELKMIVLLAILVLGLAPALRNTMRLALGV encoded by the coding sequence ATGATAGATAAAATCCTTGAATTCATTGACAAGTTTTATGTCCAGCCGATAGTTCAGGATGCAGGGTATAACCCTGTCAACACCATAACTTGGGCTGTTTTGTTAGTTATATTTCTCTTCATCTCCTTAAAAATACTGCAGAAGCTGGATATAAAACTAGATAAGGGGTTTGTATACTCTTTAGTTCCCTTTATTTTCATTGGATCTGGATTAAGAGTGGTTGAAGATACAGGTGTTATTGGTGAGCCCTACAACTATCTTTTAATCACGCCATTAATTTATTTTTTAGTAGCCTTAATAACGCTTTTAATCTTAGTTTTAGTTTCTATTTCCCGTGGAAAGGGCTTAAATAATGTTTCTCAAAACAAATCGGTCTTTATATCTGGATCTGTATTGGCTATATTTCTTGCAGTTTACCTATCCTATATATCTATTGGCCTATCTGATACAAGGCTTTCTGTTTCGTTTGAAATAATAGTTGCTACCTTAACAATAACAGGCCTTGCTTTCTTAATCTCAAAATGGATAGATTTTAAATTGTTACTTGATAATCTCTATCTTTTTATATTCGGTTCACATATGTTCGATGCCTCATCAACCTTTGTAGGTATTGAGAGGCTTGGTGCAACTGAGAAACATGTATTACCCGCCTACCTAATTGAGTTAACCGGTACAGCAGGCGTGATGTATCCTCTTAAAATAATTGTAATACTTGTTGTTTTATGGCTAGTTGACTCAGTATTCGAGGAAGATGATACAGAACTAAAGATGATTGTATTGTTAGCTATACTGGTGCTTGGATTGGCTCCGGCACTCAGAAATACAATGAGACTCGCCTTAGGGGTCTGA
- a CDS encoding NAD(P)-dependent glycerol-1-phosphate dehydrogenase has translation MLFEKSKLMKLPRNVLIGHKVIERSAELCNDLGLNGEVIIATGPTTRKVAGQLTADTLEENGYEPNLIEIEKASHKEVDRVVELGKELDNKFIVGVGGGKVIDVAKVASSKLKTQFISVPTAASHDGIASGRASIMDGEDKVSVESTPPIGVIADTYILSKAPWRLTCSGCADIISNYTAIKDWELARKLRNDEYSNYSAALSKMTAEELAENRDSIKKGLEESAWIVVKGLISSGVAMSIAGSSRPASGAEHKFSHMLDRIAPKPALHGEQCGVGSILMMYLHGGDWKDLKYILKEIGAPTDAETLNIDPETIIKALTNAHKIRPERYTILGNEGLTKEAARKLAKETEVI, from the coding sequence ATGTTATTCGAGAAATCAAAGTTAATGAAACTTCCTAGGAACGTTCTTATTGGCCATAAAGTAATAGAGCGTTCCGCAGAGCTATGTAATGATTTAGGGTTAAATGGAGAGGTAATCATAGCTACAGGCCCAACAACCCGAAAAGTGGCTGGACAATTGACAGCCGACACACTTGAAGAAAATGGTTATGAACCAAACTTAATCGAAATCGAAAAAGCTAGCCACAAAGAAGTTGATAGGGTAGTTGAATTAGGTAAGGAACTTGATAATAAATTCATAGTTGGTGTTGGTGGAGGCAAAGTTATAGACGTCGCTAAAGTCGCTTCATCCAAACTCAAAACCCAGTTCATAAGCGTGCCAACAGCAGCCTCACACGATGGAATAGCATCAGGCCGAGCAAGCATTATGGATGGTGAAGACAAAGTTTCAGTAGAGTCAACTCCACCTATAGGGGTTATAGCCGACACATACATACTATCAAAAGCTCCATGGCGCTTAACATGCTCAGGCTGTGCAGATATAATATCAAACTATACAGCAATTAAAGACTGGGAACTAGCAAGAAAACTTAGAAACGATGAATACAGTAATTATTCAGCAGCCCTATCTAAAATGACAGCCGAAGAACTTGCTGAAAACAGAGATTCAATTAAAAAAGGACTAGAAGAATCAGCCTGGATCGTTGTCAAAGGCCTGATTTCATCAGGAGTGGCAATGAGCATAGCAGGTTCATCAAGACCAGCATCTGGAGCTGAACACAAATTTAGCCATATGCTTGACAGAATAGCTCCAAAACCAGCTCTTCATGGAGAACAATGTGGAGTAGGGTCAATACTGATGATGTATCTTCATGGAGGAGACTGGAAAGACCTGAAATACATCCTAAAAGAAATAGGAGCTCCCACCGACGCAGAAACACTCAACATAGATCCCGAAACAATAATAAAAGCATTAACAAACGCACATAAAATACGTCCAGAAAGATACACCATACTGGGCAATGAAGGCTTAACAAAAGAAGCCGCAAGAAAACTAGCAAAAGAAACTGAGGTGATTTAA
- a CDS encoding UPF0179 family protein has translation MTDKVERKVTLSGARTSKIGNEFVFLGPTPECDNCDLKNTCMNLKEGRKYRVVKIKGEKTRKCPIHDQGVKVVEVIESPIIMAIESDKAFKSSKLTYKPINCDKLECKMYKVCNPEGIEEGKKFKIKEIIGDLPGNCEEEIDLKLIEAKVQGKQK, from the coding sequence ATTACAGACAAAGTTGAAAGAAAAGTAACATTATCCGGAGCAAGGACATCAAAAATAGGAAATGAATTCGTATTCCTAGGTCCAACACCAGAATGCGATAACTGTGACCTAAAAAACACTTGCATGAACCTAAAAGAAGGAAGAAAATACAGAGTAGTCAAAATAAAAGGAGAAAAAACAAGAAAATGCCCAATACACGATCAAGGAGTAAAAGTCGTAGAAGTAATAGAATCCCCAATAATAATGGCAATAGAAAGCGACAAAGCATTTAAAAGCTCAAAACTAACATACAAACCAATAAACTGCGATAAACTCGAATGCAAGATGTACAAAGTATGCAACCCAGAAGGAATTGAAGAAGGCAAAAAATTCAAAATCAAAGAAATAATCGGAGACCTCCCAGGAAACTGCGAAGAAGAAATCGACCTAAAACTAATAGAAGCAAAAGTACAAGGAAAACAGAAATAA
- a CDS encoding peptidylprolyl isomerase, translated as MEEGDFVKINYTGKIDNGIVFDTTYEEVAEENDLDLDITYGAKTIILGAGHLVDGLEQALFDSEIGDEDEVEVPPELGFGERKDELVRSFPKREFEKKYQQNPQKGMRVEIEGRQGVIISVVGGKVRVDLNHPLAGETLNYEYTIEDVIQEDEEKIKSLISLYVDNLTSDEFDIKIDEEVEIKVPRHANYNMMWVYSKPRIVENIIEYMDFNKVRLIEEYTEEQEDIEEIMQAKDTDAEILNNKQEEIPKK; from the coding sequence ATGGAAGAAGGAGATTTTGTAAAAATAAATTACACAGGAAAGATCGATAACGGAATTGTATTTGACACTACATATGAAGAAGTAGCAGAGGAAAACGACCTAGACCTAGATATAACATATGGAGCAAAAACCATAATACTGGGAGCCGGCCACCTAGTCGATGGATTAGAACAAGCCCTATTTGACTCAGAAATCGGAGATGAAGACGAAGTAGAAGTCCCACCAGAACTAGGTTTTGGTGAAAGAAAAGACGAATTAGTAAGAAGCTTCCCAAAAAGAGAATTTGAAAAAAAATACCAACAAAACCCACAGAAAGGAATGCGAGTCGAAATCGAAGGAAGACAAGGAGTAATAATCAGTGTAGTTGGAGGTAAAGTAAGAGTAGACCTAAACCACCCACTAGCCGGAGAAACACTAAACTACGAATACACAATAGAAGACGTAATCCAAGAAGACGAAGAAAAAATAAAATCACTAATATCTCTTTACGTAGACAACCTAACATCAGACGAATTCGACATAAAAATAGATGAAGAAGTCGAAATCAAAGTCCCAAGACACGCCAATTACAACATGATGTGGGTATACTCAAAACCACGCATAGTCGAAAACATAATCGAATACATGGATTTCAACAAAGTACGCCTCATAGAAGAATACACAGAAGAACAAGAAGACATAGAAGAAATAATGCAAGCCAAAGATACAGACGCCGAAATACTAAACAATAAACAAGAAGAAATACCAAAAAAATAA
- the cyaB gene encoding class IV adenylate cyclase, with translation MSKNIEVEIKVKANKPVKEIENQLNKTAEYIKSYRQRDLYFNHPSRDFSDTDEALRIREVGNQHYLTYKGGKIDKVSKSREEIETKINETEKHEKILKRLGFKPVEKVEKTRKKYQIEDYQILIDKVDDLGTFIEIETTSSPKEYKKALKGAKKHIKQLGFEEKDFIRKSYLEMKLEKTK, from the coding sequence ATGTCTAAGAACATTGAAGTTGAAATCAAAGTTAAAGCCAACAAGCCAGTTAAAGAAATCGAAAACCAACTTAATAAGACAGCCGAATATATCAAAAGTTATAGACAAAGAGACCTTTATTTTAACCACCCATCACGTGATTTTAGCGACACCGATGAAGCCCTACGTATACGTGAAGTTGGCAACCAACATTATCTAACGTATAAAGGCGGTAAAATAGATAAAGTTAGCAAAAGCCGAGAAGAAATAGAGACAAAAATAAATGAAACCGAAAAACACGAAAAAATATTAAAGCGACTAGGATTTAAACCAGTTGAAAAAGTAGAGAAAACCAGAAAAAAATATCAAATCGAAGACTACCAAATTTTAATAGACAAAGTAGATGATTTAGGAACTTTTATTGAAATAGAAACCACATCAAGCCCAAAAGAATATAAAAAAGCCCTAAAAGGCGCAAAAAAACATATCAAACAGTTGGGGTTTGAAGAAAAAGATTTTATACGAAAATCATATCTTGAAATGAAGCTTGAAAAAACAAAATAA
- a CDS encoding metallophosphoesterase → MLVVSDIHGKANMVKRVVDKAGDVGLVVVLGDITDFGPKKKAEEILGILVDRYGQVVGVPGNCDPKEIDEVLERDANSIDQDKKVIDGLTFVGLGGSNPTPFDTPREVGEKEIFSVLSNLLEGEDGHDVVLVSHAPPKKTVDLTSGTHAGSESVREVVEKYEPKLVLSGHIHEAKGTAYIGDTLVVNPGAVRDGNAAVIDMKDGIDIEFINV, encoded by the coding sequence ATGCTTGTTGTTTCGGATATACATGGTAAAGCCAATATGGTTAAGCGTGTTGTGGATAAGGCTGGTGATGTTGGTTTGGTTGTTGTTCTTGGTGACATTACAGATTTTGGACCTAAAAAAAAGGCTGAGGAGATATTGGGGATTTTGGTTGATAGGTATGGCCAGGTGGTTGGTGTGCCTGGGAATTGTGACCCTAAGGAGATTGACGAAGTTTTAGAGAGAGATGCCAACTCAATTGACCAGGATAAAAAGGTTATAGATGGATTGACTTTTGTGGGGTTAGGTGGTAGTAATCCTACTCCATTTGATACTCCACGCGAGGTTGGTGAGAAGGAGATTTTTAGTGTTCTATCTAATCTTTTAGAGGGAGAAGATGGTCATGACGTGGTTTTAGTTAGTCATGCTCCACCTAAAAAAACAGTTGACCTAACTTCTGGGACTCATGCGGGAAGTGAATCAGTTAGAGAGGTTGTGGAGAAATATGAACCAAAACTTGTTCTCTCTGGACACATCCACGAGGCTAAGGGCACAGCATACATTGGTGACACCCTGGTTGTCAATCCTGGTGCTGTTAGAGATGGAAACGCAGCTGTTATAGATATGAAGGATGGAATAGACATAGAATTCATTAATGTTTGA
- a CDS encoding helix-turn-helix domain-containing protein produces MPDKKKIDRNDAINNLEELGLSNYEARTFIALNRLGRGTAREIYRVSDVPRSQIYGAAEELDKKGLVEIQRSKPMRFRPVELDEAEKKLQEDFESKKESALTYIKNVKSELFDTSEEKEDVWTIHGYETVNRRIRDIISESEDYIILSISEKHLFSNEILDEIKNKADEGVEINVLSHQDDLSQELTEIPNTEVIKPPESLKRKDMGGRVVVSDGDTALLSVLSENKEIQHPEYESAIWSRETGFSKVLVQLIENWLKEMIQK; encoded by the coding sequence TTGCCAGATAAGAAAAAAATAGATAGAAATGATGCAATAAACAATCTTGAAGAACTAGGACTTTCAAACTATGAAGCCAGGACTTTCATAGCCCTCAATAGACTAGGTCGAGGAACAGCAAGAGAAATATACAGGGTTTCAGATGTACCAAGATCTCAGATATATGGCGCAGCAGAAGAACTTGATAAGAAAGGACTCGTAGAAATACAGAGGTCTAAACCAATGAGATTCAGACCTGTTGAACTGGATGAGGCGGAGAAAAAACTTCAAGAGGACTTTGAATCTAAAAAAGAAAGCGCTTTAACCTACATTAAAAATGTAAAATCTGAATTATTTGACACTTCAGAAGAAAAAGAAGACGTATGGACCATACATGGATATGAAACCGTCAATAGGCGTATTCGAGATATAATAAGTGAATCTGAAGATTATATTATACTTAGTATAAGTGAAAAACATTTGTTCAGCAATGAAATATTAGATGAAATTAAAAATAAAGCAGATGAAGGCGTTGAAATTAATGTTCTCTCCCACCAAGATGATTTATCACAAGAACTTACTGAAATTCCGAATACCGAAGTGATTAAGCCTCCAGAAAGCTTAAAGAGAAAAGATATGGGTGGTAGAGTAGTCGTTTCAGATGGTGACACAGCCCTTCTCAGCGTCTTAAGTGAAAACAAGGAAATACAACATCCTGAGTATGAATCTGCCATCTGGAGCCGTGAAACAGGTTTCTCAAAGGTCTTAGTACAATTGATAGAAAACTGGTTAAAAGAAATGATACAGAAATAA
- a CDS encoding MMPL family transporter, translating to MVKKEDITDLIIENRRTVIVVLAIISLIMAVGALNIETSTDLEDFEVDNIETEKMEYIQENFTTDGADEDQTEIIQLIFKGDNVLDRESLENSLHFQKELHENYAINQTLQENGITDIANFIPLYHITENKTEQLEEKAEDIENRSEELEKWAEELEEWEKELSNQQYKQYIKLENQTKELNESKEAIEEYREIEELNINETAEDPIEITIDEDYITDFLSNIVDNISKITEKENKIQDKSDEINQELDKIHENSTKINQTNYEEEIENNTISSSTAIINETTQEIEENVQDFEDPAQRDEQLIDETKEKLSVIEDELEIINETANELGNETEFEYEIENISSSIDEIDGLIEEVRVIHGEIEDEWRDLAGKVEEDLDSIDEIKIGDPDPELLESEIQSIVTQVIVGDFEEDELVDEFWDELKEGEFEFAEGEIKVVLDENIPELVNTLEKIEEILEELDEIEEEEMELKEENDELDEALEELDDDIEEVERLEEEIMELEPPSIERQIEIVENMSDEEFKDTLDSVLQVNGEFDQVNELLPMGYVEGSLEAESRMMLVELKDDVVEDIYGFDEIEDVQIEIKNIAEEETDEDILLLSTSLIDDEIDRAMEDTLSIIAPLAILLVLGLLILVYRDLFDIFAGMFGIGLVILWTYGFMGIAGIKFNQMFVAVPALMIGLSIDYAIHVFMRYREQRERADRDVSFIGRLLLSIPGLKELFRENVGSEKGMRMALPAVGLALALVTITTAIGFLANLTSNIPPVREFGVVNAFGVFSALIIFGALIPAIKIELDTYLESKGKNRIKKAFGKGGGSLSKALGLGSSLAKDKYMVVVVLAVFLAGAGVVGALYVDTTFEDEDFLPQDDSGWVSMVLDSDDYHTREAVEHINENFIRTDLNGEILFEGNITDDDALLMLNKSEEKLSNLDVVAILPDGEPDLDSPLELMQDVKEQNETFNETYHAADTTGDGIPNKNITTLYDKLFEIEEDQASEVIHKVGDEYKALLITVSVLGDASDREITEEFRDLASAVVIDGVDATATGTPIVMYTIQDQVLETVLDGLIAAFIAVLIFLMVMYRLTAGSALLGFFTTLPVLLAVSWILGTMYLLNIPFNVITGTITSLTIGLGVAYSIHITERFNIETIDRDREVDEALDETVLGTGGALLGSAATTISGFGVLIFSIITPLREFGLVAALSILYAFLASVIVLPSLIKIWSLYIKSESPENLINRFTTKKEPDKGN from the coding sequence ATGGTCAAAAAAGAAGACATCACCGACTTAATCATAGAAAACAGACGAACAGTAATAGTAGTGCTGGCTATCATCAGCCTCATTATGGCAGTTGGTGCATTAAATATCGAAACATCGACAGACCTCGAGGATTTTGAAGTCGACAACATAGAAACCGAGAAAATGGAGTATATACAAGAAAACTTCACCACAGACGGAGCTGATGAAGACCAAACAGAAATAATTCAACTGATATTCAAAGGAGATAACGTACTAGATAGGGAATCACTTGAAAACTCACTCCACTTCCAGAAAGAACTACATGAAAACTACGCAATAAACCAAACACTACAAGAAAACGGAATAACAGATATAGCTAACTTCATACCACTATACCACATCACAGAAAACAAAACCGAGCAACTTGAAGAAAAAGCCGAAGACATAGAAAACAGATCAGAAGAACTTGAAAAATGGGCAGAAGAACTTGAAGAATGGGAAAAAGAACTTTCAAACCAACAATACAAGCAGTATATCAAACTAGAAAACCAAACTAAAGAACTAAACGAATCAAAAGAAGCTATAGAAGAATACAGAGAAATAGAAGAGCTAAACATAAATGAAACAGCCGAAGACCCAATCGAAATAACAATAGATGAAGACTACATAACTGACTTTCTTTCAAACATCGTAGATAACATATCAAAAATAACTGAAAAAGAAAACAAAATCCAAGATAAATCTGACGAGATAAATCAAGAACTAGACAAAATTCATGAAAACTCCACAAAGATAAATCAAACAAATTATGAAGAAGAAATTGAAAATAATACGATTTCTAGTTCCACTGCGATTATAAATGAAACTACTCAAGAAATAGAAGAAAACGTCCAGGACTTTGAAGACCCTGCACAGAGAGACGAACAACTAATCGATGAAACTAAAGAGAAACTTTCAGTAATCGAGGATGAATTAGAAATAATAAATGAAACAGCTAATGAACTAGGTAATGAAACTGAGTTTGAATATGAAATTGAGAATATCAGTAGTTCTATTGATGAAATTGATGGTTTAATTGAAGAGGTTCGGGTTATTCATGGTGAGATTGAAGATGAATGGCGGGATCTGGCTGGTAAAGTTGAGGAAGACCTTGATTCTATTGATGAAATAAAAATTGGTGACCCAGATCCGGAGTTGCTGGAATCTGAAATACAATCTATAGTTACTCAGGTTATAGTTGGGGATTTTGAGGAGGATGAGTTGGTCGATGAGTTTTGGGATGAACTTAAGGAAGGTGAGTTCGAGTTTGCTGAAGGTGAAATAAAAGTAGTATTGGATGAGAATATCCCAGAGCTTGTTAATACTCTGGAAAAGATAGAGGAGATTCTTGAAGAGCTGGATGAAATTGAGGAAGAGGAAATGGAGTTGAAAGAGGAGAATGATGAACTTGATGAGGCTCTTGAAGAACTTGATGATGATATTGAGGAGGTTGAGAGGCTTGAAGAAGAGATTATGGAGCTTGAGCCTCCTTCTATTGAAAGGCAGATTGAGATTGTAGAGAACATGAGCGATGAAGAGTTCAAGGATACCTTGGACTCTGTATTGCAGGTCAATGGTGAGTTTGACCAGGTTAACGAGTTACTTCCTATGGGTTATGTAGAGGGAAGCCTTGAAGCCGAATCCAGAATGATGTTAGTTGAATTAAAAGATGATGTTGTCGAGGATATCTATGGCTTTGATGAGATAGAAGATGTCCAGATTGAGATTAAGAATATCGCTGAAGAAGAAACCGATGAAGATATATTGTTGTTATCAACCTCTCTGATTGATGATGAGATTGATAGGGCAATGGAAGACACTCTCTCGATTATAGCGCCTCTAGCAATTCTTCTTGTTTTAGGCTTACTTATTTTAGTTTACAGGGACCTTTTTGACATTTTTGCTGGAATGTTTGGTATAGGTCTTGTTATTTTATGGACTTACGGTTTTATGGGTATCGCTGGAATCAAGTTCAACCAGATGTTCGTTGCAGTACCTGCTTTAATGATAGGTCTTAGTATAGATTACGCTATCCATGTTTTCATGAGGTATAGGGAGCAGAGGGAGAGGGCAGATCGTGATGTAAGTTTTATAGGTCGGTTGTTACTTTCAATTCCTGGTTTAAAGGAACTTTTTAGAGAAAATGTAGGTAGTGAAAAGGGAATGAGGATGGCATTACCTGCAGTGGGATTGGCTTTGGCGTTGGTAACAATCACCACTGCAATTGGTTTTTTAGCAAACCTCACTAGTAATATTCCCCCTGTCCGTGAGTTTGGAGTTGTCAACGCCTTCGGTGTTTTTTCAGCATTAATTATCTTCGGAGCTTTAATACCGGCAATTAAAATTGAACTGGACACATACCTGGAATCAAAAGGTAAAAACCGGATTAAAAAAGCTTTCGGTAAAGGTGGAGGTTCTTTATCTAAGGCCCTTGGTTTAGGTTCTTCACTTGCAAAAGATAAATATATGGTTGTTGTAGTTCTAGCAGTCTTCTTAGCAGGAGCCGGAGTGGTAGGAGCATTATATGTAGACACTACCTTTGAGGATGAGGATTTTTTACCGCAAGATGATTCTGGATGGGTCTCTATGGTTCTTGACTCCGATGATTATCACACGAGAGAGGCTGTAGAACATATTAATGAGAACTTTATTAGAACCGATCTGAATGGAGAGATTTTGTTTGAAGGGAACATCACAGATGACGATGCACTTTTGATGCTAAATAAATCTGAAGAGAAACTTAGTAATCTAGATGTAGTTGCTATATTGCCTGATGGCGAACCGGACTTAGATAGCCCTCTTGAGTTGATGCAGGACGTAAAAGAACAAAATGAAACCTTTAACGAAACTTACCATGCTGCAGATACAACAGGTGACGGGATACCTAATAAGAACATAACTACTTTATATGATAAGTTATTTGAGATAGAAGAGGATCAGGCGTCAGAGGTTATCCATAAAGTTGGCGATGAATACAAAGCGCTTTTGATTACGGTTTCAGTATTAGGCGATGCAAGTGACAGAGAGATAACTGAAGAATTTCGAGATTTAGCCAGTGCTGTTGTTATTGATGGAGTTGATGCTACTGCAACAGGCACACCTATTGTTATGTACACCATTCAGGACCAGGTTCTTGAAACTGTACTTGATGGATTGATAGCTGCATTTATCGCTGTATTAATATTTCTAATGGTTATGTACAGATTGACTGCAGGCAGTGCTTTATTAGGTTTTTTCACAACCCTACCAGTACTTCTTGCAGTTTCATGGATATTGGGTACAATGTACCTACTTAATATACCATTCAATGTAATAACCGGTACAATTACAAGCCTGACAATAGGTCTTGGAGTTGCATACAGTATACACATAACTGAGAGGTTTAACATCGAAACAATAGATAGAGATCGGGAGGTTGACGAAGCACTGGATGAAACAGTCTTAGGTACTGGAGGAGCCCTACTAGGAAGTGCAGCAACAACTATATCAGGATTCGGAGTACTTATATTTTCAATAATAACTCCATTACGGGAATTCGGGTTAGTAGCAGCATTATCGATTTTATATGCATTTCTCGCAAGCGTAATCGTCTTACCAAGCCTAATAAAAATATGGAGCCTATATATAAAATCTGAATCTCCAGAAAACCTAATAAATAGATTCACCACCAAGAAAGAACCGGATAAAGGAAATTAA
- a CDS encoding GMP synthase subunit A, with amino-acid sequence MIVIINNHGQFTHLIHRSLRDIGIDNKLVSNTISPSELNELNPNGVILSGGPDIEKTGNSRDILLSIDVPVLGICLGHQIIAKTFGGVVKPGSSGGYAEVDVEILNNNGLFRDLGDKTVIWASHSDEVSEAPSGFKITARSKLCDVEAMAHKEKPIFGIQGHPEVAHTPEGEKILRNFLQLCE; translated from the coding sequence ATGATAGTAATAATCAATAATCATGGCCAGTTCACTCATCTAATTCACCGTTCCCTTAGAGATATAGGTATTGATAATAAGCTTGTTTCAAACACTATTTCCCCATCTGAATTGAATGAATTAAATCCGAATGGAGTTATTTTAAGTGGCGGACCAGATATCGAGAAAACTGGTAACTCCAGAGATATTTTGTTATCCATCGATGTACCTGTGCTAGGAATTTGCCTAGGACATCAAATCATTGCAAAAACCTTCGGTGGTGTCGTCAAACCTGGTAGTTCCGGTGGATATGCAGAGGTTGATGTTGAGATACTAAACAATAATGGCCTCTTCAGAGATTTAGGAGATAAAACAGTTATTTGGGCTTCACATTCTGATGAAGTCTCTGAAGCCCCCTCAGGTTTTAAGATAACAGCAAGATCCAAATTATGTGATGTTGAAGCAATGGCTCATAAAGAAAAACCAATTTTTGGCATCCAAGGACATCCAGAGGTTGCTCACACACCAGAAGGTGAAAAAATACTTAGAAATTTCCTTCAATTATGCGAATAA
- a CDS encoding C-GCAxxG-C-C family protein has protein sequence MTESDLKIPREINQKQREKIIEKAEQRAMKKYMRSYNCAESVFETTIEILETEFNYTSKHPKNIVKIATGFGEGVGKYGLMCGAISGGTMALSIIYGYKNPANPSKKDRIGEKGIYKIFNQLPHRFIKQFDKTECYELTKDFYKTYSKGHIMQCQKITSKTAGMVIDIIIEVETKGIESLEFKKSI, from the coding sequence ATGACAGAATCAGACCTCAAGATACCTAGGGAAATCAACCAGAAACAAAGAGAAAAGATAATAGAGAAAGCAGAACAAAGAGCCATGAAAAAATATATGCGTAGCTACAACTGCGCAGAATCTGTTTTTGAAACAACAATCGAAATACTAGAAACAGAGTTCAACTACACATCCAAACACCCAAAAAACATAGTTAAAATAGCAACAGGTTTCGGGGAAGGTGTTGGAAAATATGGCCTCATGTGTGGGGCTATAAGCGGAGGAACAATGGCTTTATCTATTATATATGGATATAAAAACCCTGCAAACCCATCAAAAAAAGACCGTATCGGAGAAAAAGGAATTTACAAAATATTCAACCAACTACCACATAGATTCATAAAACAATTCGATAAAACAGAATGCTATGAACTAACAAAAGATTTCTATAAAACATATAGCAAAGGCCATATAATGCAATGCCAAAAAATAACATCTAAAACCGCAGGCATGGTTATAGACATTATAATAGAAGTGGAAACGAAAGGTATCGAATCCCTAGAATTCAAGAAATCAATATAA